One Candidatus Wallbacteria bacterium genomic window carries:
- a CDS encoding MraY family glycosyltransferase gives MNQNLAAMIENLGTDSLTVFAFALLFNAVLIPFLILLSNKMGLFDQPEFRKIHKHPIPRMGGLGIFTTFFIISLMFLPSLFTKHYLFLTLMFFLIGFSDDLHTINYKTRLGLTIVSSLLFIVIFKVWISHVGIFLPVLIAIPFTVFAISGFINAFNMIDGLNGLSSGVALISFGSLFYLSSLTHETLFQTMLAIIAGATLSFFLINFFLGSIFIGDGGTYSLGFLIVTFSIFFGFYHPEISSWCYILINIYPVYEILLTIFRRRAKGRKPFLPDKVHFHHLLLKHFKNQKQTTACILFWEFSFALFACTFYYSTTILFTSFLFFLLVYYFLYRFLLRKAGNFNGI, from the coding sequence ACCTGGGCACTGACTCCCTGACAGTCTTCGCCTTTGCCCTGCTTTTCAATGCTGTGCTGATCCCGTTTCTGATCCTGCTTTCCAATAAAATGGGCCTGTTCGACCAGCCTGAATTCAGGAAAATCCACAAGCATCCTATCCCGCGCATGGGCGGCCTGGGAATTTTCACCACTTTTTTCATCATCTCCCTGATGTTCCTGCCCTCGCTTTTCACCAAACACTACCTGTTCCTGACCCTGATGTTCTTTCTGATCGGTTTCAGCGATGACCTGCACACCATCAATTACAAGACCAGGCTCGGCCTGACTATTGTCAGCTCCCTTTTGTTCATAGTGATTTTCAAGGTCTGGATCAGCCATGTCGGCATCTTCCTGCCGGTCCTGATCGCAATCCCGTTCACTGTCTTTGCCATCTCAGGCTTTATCAATGCCTTCAACATGATCGACGGCCTGAATGGCCTCTCCTCAGGAGTAGCCCTGATTTCATTCGGATCACTTTTCTACCTGAGCAGCCTGACCCATGAAACCCTGTTCCAGACCATGCTCGCCATCATCGCAGGCGCCACACTGTCTTTTTTCCTGATCAATTTTTTTTTGGGCAGCATCTTTATCGGAGACGGAGGCACCTATTCGCTGGGCTTCCTGATCGTGACCTTCTCGATCTTCTTCGGTTTCTATCACCCGGAAATCTCTTCCTGGTGCTATATCCTGATCAACATCTATCCTGTCTATGAAATCCTGCTCACTATCTTCAGGCGGCGGGCCAAGGGCAGAAAGCCGTTCCTGCCCGACAAGGTGCATTTCCATCATCTTCTTTTAAAACATTTCAAGAACCAGAAGCAGACCACTGCCTGCATCCTGTTCTGGGAATTCAGCTTTGCGCTGTTCGCCTGCACTTTTTATTACAGCACAACTATCCTGTTCACAAGCTTCCTGTTTTTCTTACTAGTCTATTATTTCCTGTACAGGTTTCTGCTGCGGAAAGCCGGGAATTTCAATGGGATTTAG